A window from Prinia subflava isolate CZ2003 ecotype Zambia chromosome Z, Cam_Psub_1.2, whole genome shotgun sequence encodes these proteins:
- the CD180 gene encoding LOW QUALITY PROTEIN: CD180 antigen (The sequence of the model RefSeq protein was modified relative to this genomic sequence to represent the inferred CDS: inserted 6 bases in 4 codons; substituted 1 base at 1 genomic stop codon) — protein sequence MAKQSLQEITKNTSYSWERLGLREVPVTXVFTTKILNFSFNVLPSLQNSTFSDLNSLPYLDLTRPVMLTSIQLMFLSDTAFAGPRSLEGTRAGITSIFFIPMTDLDSSVSVRDLCLELWHFRNPNADRFQCLTRLQKLDLTQTHIMHCPXGISGMRLIEEMALNANCFEQLCSSSSAAFPSLPCLHIKGNPHVLQPRSGYLEKLEKIQHLELSQSLKFENFENIENSDLLASSELLDLPFTPLPINTXQSLFQNLHLWEMLXSSHINTSIQHLFQGLKNLMLLDLSQNNFELGIMPKDKLFXQLPNLEVLILSSCELTAIGNQVFHNLRKSQRVDLSYNRCTAFSTDPFSDLRSICPSCGHNRIHIAPVTS from the exons ATTACAAAAAATACAAGCTACAGCTGGGAACGTTTAGGATTGAGAGAGGTTCCTGTGAC AGTTTTCACAACAAAAATCCTCAATTTCAGCTTCAATGTGCTCCCTTCCCTTCAGAATTCAACCTTCTCTGACCTGAATTCTCTTCCCTACTTGGACTTAACAAG ACCAGTCATGCTGACCAGCATCCAGCTCATGTTTCTGTCTGACACAGCATTTGCTGGCCCGCGTTCCCTGGAGGGAACACGGGCAGGAATAACAAGTATATTCTTTATTCCAATGACAGATCTTGACAGCTCAG TATCTGTCAGGGATCTCTGTCTGGAGTTATGGCACTTCAGAAATCCAAATGCTGACAGATTTCAGTGTTTAACCAGGCTCCAAAAGCTGGACCTAACCCAAACTCACATCATGCACTGCCC TGGCATCAGTGGCATGAGGTTGATAGAGGAGATGGCTCTCAATGCAAACTGctttgagcagctctgcagcagcagctctgctgccttcccctccctcccctgcctccaCATCAAGGGTAACCCACATGTTCTGCAGCCACGCTCTGGCTATTTGGAGAAACTGGAAAAGATTCAACATCTAGAGCTAAGTCAGAGtctgaaatttgaaaattttgaaaacattgaAAATTCTGACTTGCT TGCtagctcagagctgctggactTACCCTTCACTCCTCTCCCTATCAACA CACAGAGCCTCTTCCAAAATCTGCATCTCTGGGAAATGC CCTCATCCCACATTAATACTAGCATTCAGCATCTCTTCCAAGGCTTGAAAAATCTCATGTTGTTGGACCTTAGTCAAAATAACTTTGAGTTGGGGATCATGCCAAAGGACAAACTGTTCTAACAGCTACCCAATTTAGAGGTGCTAATATTATCATCCTGTGAACTGACAGCAATAGGTAACCAAGTATTTCACAACCTCAGGAAGTCACAGCGTGTTGATCTGAGTTACAACAGATGTACTGCGTTCAGCACAGATCCATTTTCAGATCTCAGGAGTATCTGTCCCAGCTGTGGCCATAACAGGATCCACATTGCACCAGTGACCAGCTAG